In the Streptomyces sp. NBC_00525 genome, one interval contains:
- the guaA gene encoding glutamine-hydrolyzing GMP synthase produces the protein MPAAPPAAPDTATDVVLVVDFGAQYAQLIARRVREARVYSEIVPSTMPVAEMLAKNPRAIILSGGPSSVYAEGAPSLDRALFEAGVPVFGMCYGFQLMATALGGTVDDNGAREYGRTPLAVSQTGSTLFAGTPAEQSVWMSHGDACSAAPEGFTVTASTDVVPVAAFENDEKRLYGVQYHPEVMHSTHGQQVLEHFLYRGAGIEPTWTTGNVIEEQVAAIRAQVGDKRAICGLSGGVDSAVAAALVQKAIGSQLTCVYVDHGLMRKGETAQVEKDFVAATGAKLKVVDAEKRFLDALAGVSDPEQKRKIIGREFIRVFEQAQLEILQEDGPEVAFLVQGTLYPDVVESGGGTGTANIKSHHNVGGLPEDIEFQLVEPLRQLFKDEVRMVGQELGLPDEIVQRQPFPGPGLGIRIVGEVTKERLDLLREADAIAREELTAAGLDRDIWQCPVVLLADVRSVGVQGDGRTYGHPIVLRPVSSEDAMTADWSRLPYETLAKISTRITNEVAEVNRVVLDVTSKPPGTIEWE, from the coding sequence GTGCCAGCAGCACCCCCCGCCGCCCCCGACACCGCCACCGACGTGGTTCTCGTTGTCGACTTCGGCGCGCAGTACGCCCAGCTCATCGCCCGCCGCGTCCGTGAGGCGCGGGTCTACAGCGAGATCGTCCCGTCCACCATGCCGGTGGCCGAGATGCTGGCGAAGAACCCCCGCGCGATCATCCTGTCCGGCGGCCCCTCGTCGGTCTACGCCGAGGGCGCGCCCTCGCTCGACCGCGCGCTGTTCGAGGCCGGGGTCCCCGTCTTCGGCATGTGCTACGGCTTCCAGCTGATGGCCACGGCGCTCGGCGGCACCGTGGACGACAACGGCGCCCGCGAGTACGGCCGTACCCCGCTCGCCGTCTCCCAGACCGGCTCCACGCTCTTCGCCGGCACCCCGGCCGAGCAGTCGGTGTGGATGTCGCACGGCGACGCCTGCTCCGCCGCCCCCGAGGGCTTCACCGTCACCGCGTCCACGGACGTCGTCCCGGTCGCCGCCTTCGAGAACGACGAGAAGCGGCTCTACGGCGTCCAGTACCACCCGGAGGTCATGCACTCCACGCACGGCCAGCAGGTCCTGGAGCACTTCCTGTACCGGGGCGCGGGCATCGAGCCCACCTGGACCACGGGCAACGTGATCGAGGAGCAGGTCGCCGCGATCCGCGCCCAGGTCGGGGACAAGCGCGCGATCTGCGGCCTGTCCGGCGGCGTGGACTCCGCCGTGGCCGCCGCCCTCGTGCAGAAGGCCATCGGCTCCCAGCTCACCTGCGTCTACGTGGACCACGGCCTGATGCGCAAGGGCGAGACCGCCCAGGTGGAGAAGGACTTCGTCGCCGCGACCGGCGCGAAGCTGAAGGTGGTCGACGCCGAGAAGCGCTTCCTCGACGCCCTGGCCGGCGTGTCCGACCCGGAGCAGAAGCGGAAGATCATCGGCCGCGAGTTCATCCGCGTCTTCGAGCAGGCCCAGCTGGAGATCCTCCAGGAGGACGGCCCCGAGGTCGCCTTCCTCGTCCAGGGCACGCTCTACCCCGACGTGGTGGAGTCCGGCGGCGGCACCGGCACCGCCAACATCAAGTCCCACCACAACGTGGGCGGCCTCCCCGAGGACATCGAGTTCCAGCTCGTCGAGCCGCTGCGCCAGCTGTTCAAGGACGAGGTCCGGATGGTCGGCCAGGAGCTGGGCCTGCCGGACGAGATCGTCCAGCGCCAGCCCTTCCCCGGCCCCGGCCTCGGCATCCGCATCGTCGGCGAGGTCACCAAGGAGCGGCTGGACCTGCTGCGCGAGGCCGACGCCATCGCCCGCGAGGAGCTGACCGCGGCCGGCCTGGACCGCGACATCTGGCAGTGCCCGGTGGTCCTGCTCGCGGACGTCCGCAGCGTCGGCGTCCAGGGCGACGGCCGCACCTACGGCCACCCGATCGTGCTGCGCCCGGTCTCCTCCGAGGACGCCATGACCGCCGACTGGTCGCGGCTGCCGTACGAGACGCTGGCCAAGATCTCCACCCGCATCACCAACGAGGTCGCCGAGGTCAACCGCGTGGTGCTCGACGTGACGAGCAAGCCGCCGGGGACCATCGAGTGGGAGTGA
- a CDS encoding SAM-dependent methyltransferase produces the protein MSSDEIRALMSAARNDRLTWNTPLCDEHAARLVAACAPEPGARIADLGSGWGELLMRLVESAPGSTGDGVETDPEAVARGRALAGERGLAERVRFHEVPAAEWPGEDYDLAVSIGASHAWPGGTTEALAALRAAVRPGGRVLFGEGFWEREPDERALAGLGARPDDFGSLLELIRHAEAAGLRPLQVTVADQREWDLFESHANIGLGERWALAHPDHPLRDGVVAAVDERRTGYYGGYRGTLGLAYLVLGA, from the coding sequence ATGTCGTCCGATGAGATCCGCGCCCTGATGTCCGCCGCCCGCAACGACCGCCTGACCTGGAACACCCCGCTCTGCGACGAGCACGCCGCCCGGCTCGTCGCCGCCTGCGCGCCGGAACCCGGCGCCCGGATCGCGGACCTCGGCAGCGGCTGGGGCGAGCTGCTGATGCGCCTGGTCGAGTCGGCGCCCGGCAGTACGGGGGACGGCGTCGAGACCGACCCGGAGGCGGTCGCGCGCGGCCGGGCCCTGGCGGGGGAGCGGGGCCTCGCGGAGCGCGTACGGTTCCACGAGGTGCCGGCCGCCGAGTGGCCGGGGGAGGACTACGACCTGGCCGTGTCCATCGGCGCCTCGCACGCCTGGCCCGGCGGCACCACCGAGGCGCTGGCCGCGCTGCGGGCCGCCGTACGGCCGGGGGGCCGGGTGCTGTTCGGCGAGGGCTTCTGGGAGCGGGAGCCGGACGAGCGCGCCCTGGCCGGACTCGGCGCCCGGCCGGACGACTTCGGTTCGCTGCTCGAACTGATCCGGCACGCCGAGGCGGCCGGACTCCGCCCGCTCCAGGTGACCGTCGCCGACCAGCGGGAATGGGACCTCTTCGAATCGCACGCCAACATCGGCCTCGGCGAACGCTGGGCCCTGGCCCACCCGGACCACCCCCTGCGCGACGGCGTCGTCGCCGCCGTCGACGAACGGCGCACCGGCTACTACGGCGGCTACCGGGGCACCCTCGGACTCGCCTATCTCGTCCTCGGCGCCTGA
- a CDS encoding DoxX family protein has translation MYGYGGGNGRGRGLGEARSLRDLAREHALLPLRIFLGVTFLYAGLDKLTDSAFFHAAGPGSIGDQMHAVRDAAAIPGLVDLALNAPAGFGYAIALGELAVGIGTLLGLWSRIAALGGALISLSLWLTVSWQISPYYLGNDLVYLMAWLPLLLAGAPSFSLDALLAARRRRIR, from the coding sequence ATGTACGGGTACGGCGGCGGTAACGGGCGGGGCCGGGGCCTCGGCGAGGCCAGGAGCCTGCGGGACCTGGCGCGGGAGCACGCCCTGCTGCCCCTGCGGATCTTCCTCGGCGTCACCTTCCTCTACGCGGGGCTCGACAAGCTCACCGACAGCGCCTTCTTCCACGCCGCCGGGCCGGGGTCGATCGGCGACCAGATGCACGCGGTCCGCGACGCCGCCGCGATCCCCGGCCTCGTCGACCTGGCGCTGAACGCCCCCGCCGGCTTCGGCTACGCCATCGCACTCGGCGAGCTGGCGGTGGGCATCGGCACCCTGCTCGGCCTGTGGTCCCGGATCGCCGCGCTCGGCGGGGCCCTGATCTCGCTGAGCCTGTGGCTGACGGTCAGCTGGCAGATTTCGCCGTACTACCTGGGCAACGACCTCGTCTACCTCATGGCGTGGCTGCCGCTGCTGCTGGCCGGGGCGCCGTCGTTCTCCCTGGACGCGCTTCTCGCGGCGCGGCGGCGGCGTATCCGGTAG
- a CDS encoding PspC domain-containing protein, producing the protein MTVPQDAPPGAAPPSAPAPRLHRSPRHKVVAGVCGGLGRYCDVDPVIFRIVLGVLSVTGGFGLIFYGFAWLLIPVEGEDENEARRLLSGRVELASLSAVLLALIGCGLFLSMLGNGGTLAFSAMLSLAVLGLSIWTQARKKAGPEDPLHQAAAQAASDAPPEVKAPPTLSWPSWWRDPIVKDGSTGKVAIGYMWGPHDAVLSGEPRGATPDAPFRPPPPRSREVRGPRSIAGVAFLVALVAGGLGTGLSWDSQPLGTSLQIGFAAALAVFGLAMLLSAFVGRTGFGTLLLAVITAGLLAGASALPKDISTHWVREEWRPATAAAVQPRYAVGSGQAELDLTGITVPKGDTVRTRVEARAGRVLVHVPPEVTVRVHARTKVGALVLIDGRHKGDLDIRATQDQRRTIPPVKGSAPSGTIELDLEVDYGQVEVNRAAS; encoded by the coding sequence ATGACCGTTCCCCAGGACGCGCCGCCCGGCGCCGCACCGCCCTCCGCCCCCGCTCCGCGCCTGCACCGCAGCCCGCGGCACAAGGTGGTGGCCGGGGTGTGCGGCGGTCTCGGCCGGTACTGCGACGTCGATCCGGTGATCTTCCGGATCGTGCTCGGAGTGCTCTCCGTGACCGGTGGCTTCGGGCTGATCTTCTACGGCTTCGCCTGGCTGCTGATACCGGTGGAGGGCGAGGACGAGAACGAGGCGCGCCGGCTGCTGTCGGGCCGGGTCGAGCTGGCCTCGCTGAGCGCGGTGCTGCTGGCGCTGATCGGCTGCGGTCTGTTCCTGTCGATGCTGGGCAACGGAGGGACGCTCGCCTTCTCCGCGATGCTGTCGCTCGCGGTCCTCGGCCTCTCCATCTGGACGCAGGCGCGCAAGAAGGCCGGTCCGGAGGACCCGCTGCACCAGGCCGCGGCGCAGGCCGCGTCGGACGCGCCGCCGGAGGTGAAGGCGCCGCCGACGCTGTCGTGGCCGTCCTGGTGGCGGGACCCGATCGTCAAGGACGGGTCCACGGGCAAGGTGGCGATCGGTTACATGTGGGGGCCGCATGACGCGGTGCTCTCCGGGGAGCCGCGCGGGGCGACGCCCGACGCGCCGTTCCGGCCGCCGCCGCCCCGGTCGCGGGAGGTGCGGGGCCCCCGGTCCATCGCGGGCGTGGCGTTCCTGGTCGCTCTGGTGGCGGGAGGGCTCGGTACGGGGCTGAGCTGGGACTCGCAGCCGCTGGGCACGAGCCTGCAGATCGGGTTCGCCGCCGCCCTCGCGGTGTTCGGCCTGGCGATGCTGCTCAGCGCGTTCGTCGGACGGACCGGCTTCGGCACGCTGCTGCTCGCGGTGATCACGGCCGGGCTGCTGGCGGGAGCCTCCGCGCTGCCCAAGGACATCAGCACGCACTGGGTCCGCGAGGAGTGGCGCCCGGCGACCGCCGCCGCCGTCCAGCCGCGTTACGCGGTCGGCTCCGGGCAGGCCGAGCTGGATCTGACCGGGATCACGGTGCCGAAGGGCGACACCGTGCGGACCCGGGTGGAGGCGCGGGCCGGCCGGGTCCTGGTGCACGTACCGCCGGAGGTCACGGTCCGGGTGCACGCGCGCACGAAGGTCGGGGCGCTGGTGCTGATCGACGGACGGCACAAGGGCGATCTGGACATCCGCGCCACGCAGGACCAGCGCCGGACGATCCCGCCGGTCAAGGGCAGCGCCCCAAGCGGCACGATCGAACTGGATCTGGAAGTGGACTACGGACAGGTGGAGGTCAACCGTGCCGCGTCATGA